A section of the Triticum dicoccoides isolate Atlit2015 ecotype Zavitan chromosome 7A, WEW_v2.0, whole genome shotgun sequence genome encodes:
- the LOC119333209 gene encoding uncharacterized protein LOC119333209 — protein sequence MRWAYTSLLPSHWHYVAAATARTDGGLHRPPRERSSLGSSLHWQQLIFSPANCGLTDQVAGIGDHCLPRRQQQSDIRENNLTGRWRSLFQVSEFSNRRQLWSPPITCQEHLHYIRPPKVHVMLSEACWKRCPFSLQFWCI from the exons ATGCGTTGGGCTTATACATCTCTACTCCCGTCTCATTGGCATTATGTTGCGGCGGCGACGGCTCGCACGGATGGAGGACTACATCGGCCTCCAAGGGAAAGGAGCTCACTCGGCAGCAGCCTCCATTGGCAACAGCTCATCTTCTCTCCAGCCAACTGTGGCCTGACTGACCAG GTGGCTGGAATCGGCGACCACTGCCTTCCGCGTCGCCAACAACAGAGTGACATCCGTGAAAACAATCTTACTGGTCGATGGAGAAGTCTATTCCAAGTCTCCGAGTTCTCCAACCGCAGGCAGCTTTGGAGTCCACCGATCACTTGTCAG GAGCACCTCCATTATATTCGACCTCCAAAAGTACATGTGATGTTATCTGAAGCTTGCTGGAAGAGATGCCCTTTTTCTCTTCAGTTTTGGTGCATTTAA